The sequence ATGTAGATAAAAATGAAGGTCATGATTTATGCTGATCGGTTATGCAAGAGTATCAACACAAGATCAGCACCTAGAACTTCAGCGAGAAGCCTTGCTTAAAGCGGGGTGCGAAAAAGTGTTTGAAGATACAATCAGTGGTACTCGGGCTGACAGGCTTGGTTTGAGCAAAGCCCTTGAAATACTGCGCGAAGGGGATACATTGGTTGTTTGGAAGCTGGATAGATTGGGCCGGTCAGTCAAACAACTGGTAGAGCTGGTCAGCGATCTGCACAAACAAAACGTCCAGTTTAAGAGTCTCACCGATTCTATCGATACCGGCACGCCATCGGGCCGATTCTTTTTTCATG comes from Shewanella oneidensis MR-1 and encodes:
- a CDS encoding recombinase family protein, yielding MLIGYARVSTQDQHLELQREALLKAGCEKVFEDTISGTRADRLGLSKALEILREGDTLVVWKLDRLGRSVKQLVELVSDLHKQNVQFKSLTDSIDTGTPSGRFFFHVMASLAEMERDLIVERTRAGLDVARQLGRKGGRKPKMTDSKIESAKKLLASGVPPKDVAKNLGVSVPTLYRWLPASAHA